The Lycium ferocissimum isolate CSIRO_LF1 chromosome 8, AGI_CSIRO_Lferr_CH_V1, whole genome shotgun sequence DNA segment AAAGAAGGTTAAATGATTAGTTTCTTCACCTAAGTAACCTACTTAAATGGAATAAATAAGAGAAGATAAAGAGTCATTCTTAACCTGCACATGTGTATAAATCAAACATTATAATTTAGGGAAGACAATGGAGAAGGCATACAGGCTGCATTAATCCCACGATTACAACCATGAAACCCACGACTACACACATTAACCCCACTTTAGTAGAGGAACTTTATGGCCTATAATTAATAGAATAagtttaattgaattataatgataaaaaataagaaaaaagccaaaaaaaggagaaaaaagataaataagaatgGAGGCCATAGAGAAGTGTCACGTCACCTTGtttatgcctaactttatattatatatagattgccTTTGAAGAACCTTGAAacttcatttttaaaattaaccaAGCGCGCGTCTCTTGAGGTAGTTGTTGTTGCAATTATCTTGAGAAAATTGTCTCATGAGTGACTTGCGAATAAAGCGCTGTCATCCTTCTTTCTGACTTCTTTAAATCTTGTTAGAATATGGAACGTACATCCATGATGAGTGAGATCTATAACTTACTCTTAGTTTAATGTAATATTGTGTAACTCTCCAATTAAGAGAAGAAGTTACTTCTCTTTTGTAACTCTCTAATTAAGAGAAGAGTTATAGAACTCATAAATAAAGTGGGAGTTATAAGTCACATACTACTACTATAAAAGGGAGTTTTCGAGGTTCATTCAAAACACAACATTTTGAGCTGAAAAAAATCCTTTAAAGGTTAGGGTGTAGTTGTGGACAATTTACAAGATTCTACTAGTGATCTTGTAAGAAACCGTTCGGTAATTAATGGTAGTAGCACACGTCGATCATAGAGAAGAAGgtatgtattattacgcataaATGTCCGAGTTTAAATCTTTCAAATCTCCTCTCTTGCTCTGGATTCAACTCTTCTACATCAACGAACTCCCACAATTCCCCAACGTAACTTAAACAAAGTCTTCATCCTCGAGTTGATGTAGAAGAGTTGAATTACACTTGAATCCAGAGCATGACTAGCCCATCAATACACATTAGGCTTGCTATGATTTATTAATTCctactatatatgtattctATCAGTTTTTTCAAAGCAAATTGGTGCAAGTGGATCCCCAAAATGTTAACTACATCGGACGTATATACAGCAAGAATAGCTCATCAATTTCTATTTCTGGACAAGCTAAACTAATAACCTGATcccctataaaaatttaagaataTAAATTACTAAAAAAGATATATATTAGTTAAATTATTTGAATGTCACGATCCAAATTCATGTTCTACGACTAACGCCTAGTTAAACAGCTACGTCAATTATAGTATTATTTAACCCCAATATACGATCTCACAAGCCAAACGATCTAAAGGTATCTGTTTAATAAAACTCCCTCCTCTAAAAATGAATCACTATTCCTTATAACGAGAATTAATTTTCAATCTCAATTCATCTGCACGAGTATATATTAAGCAGAAAACAGCCAAATTTGCCTTTTTGGACCTTTTCTGTTTATCCACGTACACGTGACATGTGGGAAAACTATTAGAAGTTGATGTTTATTAATTTGTTCCTCTCAAATTTGTTTAATCTCCTAAGATTACCTCAATTTCAGATCTTTGTAAGCACTAAAACAAATGTTATATGGTGAATTATGACAAAATATGTGGTAAATATATCATTTTAAATGTGGAAAGAGATAAAACATTAcatactaaaaaaattaaaggggaAGAAATGATAACCAAATAAAAGTAgggataatttcaataatatacgaTCCAaagataaaatattatatatagtataacacAAAATTTACCAGCCCTCTATTTACTAACCCTTGATAGCCATATATACTTGTGCTTTTTTAAATGCTTTCGCCAAATATATTCTGAAGCGATTTAAGTCCAACTTTATATTTTGTTCTCTAAGGTAAATATCCATAATTTCCTTAGACCAACCATTTTTTTGAAGAGCCTTTGGATGTTTTAGCACTAAactattttcttttccaaatttctccatTAAGCTGCTTTCTTCGACTCCAATTTTGTATTCCTCATAAACCAACTTCATGCCCCTTGCTAATCTCCCAAAACAAAGATCTGATACTCCTTCAGCTCCAATTGGAATAATTTGTATAAATATTGAACTAGGACGTAGGAATAATGCATGTGTTAGTGCTGCTCCATGCACTCCAATCATTGCATGGCTTGAGTGTATCAATCCAAATGATTCATGCAATGATGTGTTTTTTCTTGGCTTTAATAAAATCACCTCAAAACCAATTTGTTCCGTGACCACTCTTAATTCGTCCTGATTTAAGATCAGATGTCCGACATTGCCATCGAGACTTGCCAGGATGAGTCGAGGCCGAGACTGAGGCTGAAGCTGAGACTGACCGGTGCCATATGTGGTAGctagaaatttatgaaaatctATTAGGGTTTTTGAGCTAGGCGTTAATTTTGGGTCTATGTTCATGAAACTGTGTGACATTAGGCCAAGGGTTGCACTAGGAAAACAATGTGTGACATTTTCCTTGTCAATATTTATGATTGGGTAGTTGCTAAAGCTTTGTAATAAATCCTTGTACTTTTGGACCCACCAATCTTCCAATTTGGAGATTACCAAGATGAAATCTTGATTAGGAAACAAAGAATTAACAGTGATGAAGAGGGGAATGAATCCATCATTGATATCATGGAAAAAATTTCCTGTGTACCCACCCAAACAAAACACCAGTGCTTGGGCTTTGTGGTGGATCAAGCATGGTGGGCTTAATGGGCCTGTAGTAAGAGTGAATTCTTTGATTTGGCCCATTGTAAAATTCTCCCATTTTCTTGGGTAGGGCTTGATCTTTTCAACTATGATGTTTGTCTCGTTCTTGTTGATTGAATCCATGTCATAGAATGTTGActcaaatgggtcaaaaattGTTGGCCCGTTGATTGAGCAAATATCATAGAAATAATGAGACCTGTCGCATCTGATTATTGACTTGGGTGCACTAGAAAATGGTTCAAGGGGTTGATCCTGTGCTCTCAAAGATTTTTGTTTTGAAGTGTctttgaaaaaacaaaagaaatgaaaCACTGTTAAAAACTTTAACGTGTTGGCTAGACATTTTTTaacaaaagaagagagagagagagagaaatttaTTTAAACTTTGAGAAGTGTATCTTGTTTAATTTCATCAACAGCTTTTAAGTTCATCACATAATAAAATAGGACAAGAAAAACT contains these protein-coding regions:
- the LOC132066813 gene encoding xylan glycosyltransferase MUCI21-like; this translates as MMKINVAKKKASNPTMALMGLTLFVLMIIVLGQNQYFFLASLQSFITSTSHTISHHSDHGDTSKQKSLRAQDQPLEPFSSAPKSIIRCDRSHYFYDICSINGPTIFDPFESTFYDMDSINKNETNIIVEKIKPYPRKWENFTMGQIKEFTLTTGPLSPPCLIHHKAQALVFCLGGYTGNFFHDINDGFIPLFITVNSLFPNQDFILVISKLEDWWVQKYKDLLQSFSNYPIINIDKENVTHCFPSATLGLMSHSFMNIDPKLTPSSKTLIDFHKFLATTYGTGQSQLQPQSRPRLILASLDGNVGHLILNQDELRVVTEQIGFEVILLKPRKNTSLHESFGLIHSSHAMIGVHGAALTHALFLRPSSIFIQIIPIGAEGVSDLCFGRLARGMKLVYEEYKIGVEESSLMEKFGKENSLVLKHPKALQKNGWSKEIMDIYLREQNIKLDLNRFRIYLAKAFKKAQVYMAIKG